In Nostoc sp. CENA543, a single genomic region encodes these proteins:
- a CDS encoding DnaJ C-terminal domain-containing protein: MQNLQNFRDYYEILGVAKDATNEEIKKNYRRLARQYHPDLNPGNKAAEEKFKDIGEAYEVLSDTAKRAQYDQFSRYWKQKGFSKQAPKSKTWEQKGERNGNQNVDPSQFANFEDFINQVVGVGGRKDTRNGASSSTTTDPFRTPKSKVQYTVPKNPPRPTRRDIEARLTLPLEKAYQGGKERIRLEDGRSLEVDMPSGMVTGQSVRLRDQGIGGGDLYLKITVEPHPLFKIEGANISCQVPVTPTEAVLGGQVEAPTLDGPVKMTIPPGVRSGQRFRLANKGYPTEGGKRGDQLVEIQIIAPKNISQEERELYEKLRQIETFKPRADLLG; this comes from the coding sequence ATGCAAAATTTGCAGAATTTTCGAGATTATTACGAAATTTTAGGAGTAGCTAAAGACGCTACAAACGAGGAAATTAAAAAGAATTATCGGCGGTTAGCTAGACAATATCACCCAGACCTCAATCCAGGTAATAAAGCAGCAGAAGAAAAGTTTAAAGATATTGGCGAAGCTTACGAAGTCCTTTCTGATACGGCTAAACGCGCCCAATATGACCAATTTAGCCGCTACTGGAAACAAAAAGGCTTTAGTAAACAAGCACCAAAATCTAAAACTTGGGAACAGAAAGGAGAACGGAATGGCAATCAAAATGTAGATCCGAGTCAGTTTGCCAATTTTGAGGATTTTATTAATCAAGTTGTGGGTGTAGGTGGTCGCAAAGACACAAGAAATGGGGCAAGTAGCAGCACTACAACCGACCCATTTCGTACTCCTAAAAGTAAAGTTCAATACACAGTTCCCAAAAATCCACCGCGTCCCACACGGCGGGATATTGAAGCGAGATTAACCCTACCACTAGAGAAAGCTTATCAAGGTGGGAAAGAACGGATTAGATTAGAAGATGGGCGATCGCTAGAAGTCGATATGCCCTCTGGGATGGTTACAGGGCAAAGTGTCAGACTCCGAGATCAAGGTATTGGTGGCGGCGACCTTTATTTAAAAATTACCGTTGAACCACATCCATTATTTAAAATCGAAGGTGCTAATATCTCTTGCCAAGTACCAGTCACACCCACAGAAGCCGTTTTAGGCGGACAAGTAGAAGCACCCACCCTAGATGGCCCTGTGAAAATGACCATTCCCCCTGGAGTCAGGTCTGGTCAAAGATTTCGCTTGGCAAATAAAGGTTATCCCACCGAAGGTGGGAAAAGAGGAGATCAATTAGTAGAAATCCAAATAATTGCCCCGAAAAACATTAGCCAAGAGGAAAGAGAACTCTACGAAAAATTGCGGCAAATTGAAACCTTTAAACCCCGCGCTGATTTATTGGGTTAA